The following are encoded together in the Tepidiforma bonchosmolovskayae genome:
- a CDS encoding thiolase family protein — protein MGGLRGEAAIVGIAEFAPVRRPDRTWMGLEAYAELARLALDDAGFSHDDVDGLMTGHLADSGGLFAPGHLTEYLGIASHFSEVVDLGGATGAGAVLRAAIAIEMGLCETALCIVHTLPRPKNPKGGGPTFRMGAWGSPMGEFDYPFGAIGQNYAYALIANRYAYEFGLTDEQRAKVAVDQRKNAMANPKAVFRDPIDIDDVLNSPVIVDPLHMLEIVMPCFGGAAVVVTSKEKAKRAKHRPAYIIGGGENTTHLSVTYDPSFTETPIKAAADRAFEMAGVKRSDIDLASLYDCYTITVLLTLEDTGFCGKGEAGKFVEEHDLTYRGDFPMNTHGGQLSFGQAGMAGGMSHITEAYLQLTGRAGERQLRRCDTVFVHGNGGLMSEQVSLVLRGE, from the coding sequence ATGGGGGGTTTGCGCGGCGAGGCCGCGATTGTAGGCATCGCCGAGTTCGCGCCGGTGCGGCGGCCGGACCGGACCTGGATGGGCCTGGAGGCGTACGCCGAGCTGGCGCGCCTGGCGCTCGACGATGCCGGGTTCAGCCACGACGATGTGGACGGGCTAATGACCGGCCACCTGGCCGACTCGGGCGGGCTGTTCGCTCCCGGGCACTTGACGGAGTACCTGGGCATCGCCTCGCACTTTTCGGAGGTGGTGGACCTCGGCGGCGCCACGGGTGCCGGCGCAGTGCTGCGCGCGGCCATAGCGATCGAGATGGGCCTCTGCGAAACGGCGCTGTGCATCGTGCACACGCTGCCGCGGCCCAAGAACCCGAAAGGCGGCGGGCCAACATTCCGGATGGGGGCGTGGGGCTCGCCGATGGGGGAGTTCGATTACCCGTTCGGGGCCATCGGGCAGAACTACGCCTACGCGCTCATCGCCAACCGGTACGCGTACGAGTTCGGGCTGACGGACGAGCAGCGGGCCAAGGTGGCGGTCGACCAGCGGAAGAACGCGATGGCGAACCCGAAGGCAGTGTTCCGCGACCCGATCGACATCGACGATGTCCTGAACTCGCCGGTGATTGTGGACCCGCTGCACATGCTGGAAATTGTGATGCCGTGTTTCGGCGGGGCGGCCGTCGTGGTGACGTCGAAGGAGAAGGCGAAACGGGCGAAGCACCGGCCGGCGTACATCATCGGCGGGGGCGAGAATACGACGCACCTGTCGGTGACCTATGACCCCAGCTTCACGGAGACGCCGATCAAGGCGGCGGCAGACCGCGCCTTCGAAATGGCTGGCGTGAAGCGGTCGGACATCGACCTTGCCTCGCTGTACGACTGCTACACGATCACGGTGCTCCTGACGCTGGAAGACACCGGCTTCTGCGGCAAGGGCGAGGCCGGGAAGTTTGTGGAGGAGCACGACCTGACCTACCGCGGCGATTTCCCGATGAACACGCACGGGGGACAGCTCAGCTTCGGGCAGGCGGGTATGGCAGGCGGCATGTCCCACATCACGGAGGCGTACCTGCAGCTGACCGGCCGGGCCGGCGAACGACAGCTCCGGCGCTGCGACACGGTGTTCGTCCACGGCAACGGCGGGCTGATGAGCGAGCAGGTCTCGCTGGTTCTGCGGGGGGAGTGA
- a CDS encoding NUDIX hydrolase, giving the protein MTSRSRLPIEDVVSAGGIPWRRNERGEVEIAICGRRGEKLWVLPKGTPDDGEPLEATALREVREETGLDVRLGEPIGSIEYWFTANGTRYHKRVHHWLMEPVGGDVANHDHEFDEVRWVTIPEALELLTFEGERNLVREAARRLGVDV; this is encoded by the coding sequence GTGACATCCCGCTCCCGCCTCCCCATCGAAGACGTCGTCTCCGCTGGCGGCATCCCCTGGCGCAGGAACGAGCGCGGCGAGGTCGAAATCGCCATTTGCGGGCGCCGGGGCGAGAAGCTCTGGGTCCTCCCGAAAGGCACCCCCGACGACGGCGAGCCCCTCGAGGCCACAGCCCTCCGCGAGGTCCGCGAAGAGACCGGCCTCGATGTCCGCCTCGGCGAGCCGATCGGCAGCATCGAATACTGGTTCACCGCCAACGGCACCCGCTACCACAAGCGCGTGCATCACTGGTTGATGGAGCCCGTCGGCGGCGATGTCGCCAACCACGACCACGAGTTCGATGAGGTCCGCTGGGTCACGATCCCCGAGGCGCTCGAACTCCTCACCTTCGAAGGCGAGCGAAACCTCGTCCGCGAGGCTGCCCGCCGCCTCGGAGTCGACGTGTGA
- a CDS encoding Zn-ribbon domain-containing OB-fold protein, with protein MPTPITQPFWDGTRQHRLLLQRCEAGHMIFYPRSHCPGCLSNRLEWVEASGKGTLYSYTVARRPTSPDFEHDVPFVIAVVELDEGPRMTSRLVEVDPDAVRIGMRLEVVFDDVTEEITLPYFRPAGT; from the coding sequence GTGCCGACCCCGATTACGCAACCGTTCTGGGACGGCACGCGGCAGCACCGGCTGCTCCTGCAGCGGTGCGAGGCGGGACACATGATCTTCTACCCGCGGTCGCACTGCCCAGGGTGCCTCTCGAACCGGCTCGAATGGGTCGAGGCGTCGGGAAAGGGCACGCTGTACAGCTACACGGTGGCGCGGCGTCCAACCTCGCCGGACTTCGAGCATGATGTGCCGTTCGTCATCGCGGTGGTCGAGCTGGACGAAGGGCCGCGGATGACCTCGCGGCTGGTGGAGGTGGACCCCGACGCGGTGCGGATCGGGATGCGGCTCGAGGTCGTGTTCGACGACGTCACCGAGGAGATTACGCTGCCGTACTTCCGACCTGCCGGAACGTAG
- a CDS encoding NAD(P)H-dependent glycerol-3-phosphate dehydrogenase, with translation MPAYAVVGATSWGVTLAALLERAGNDVILLVRSELEARAVRAAGGLERLGAGPVLGPRVHIHPMPLTANHAAGVSGALVAVPSHAFRAAVQAAGLPRSLPVVSAAKGLDLETSSRMTEVLHALGYDPARTGALSGPNLAHEIIRGLPAAAVIATPDLELGRAWQTALSAGAFRVYASTDVVGVELAGALKNVIAIAAGAAWGLEFGANAVAAIMTRGLAEMTRLGLALGAEVATFNGLAGVGDLAATCFSPLSRNRRFGELLAAGRAPADAVDEIGETVEGAHTAPVALRLAAAAGVELPITAEVAAVIGGERTVPEAMLRLLGRPLAREELPRR, from the coding sequence ATGCCCGCTTACGCCGTCGTCGGTGCCACCTCCTGGGGCGTCACCCTCGCCGCGCTCCTCGAGCGGGCCGGCAACGACGTCATCCTCCTCGTCCGCTCCGAACTCGAAGCCCGCGCCGTGCGCGCCGCCGGCGGCCTCGAACGCCTCGGCGCCGGCCCGGTGCTCGGGCCCCGCGTCCACATCCACCCGATGCCCCTCACCGCAAATCACGCCGCCGGGGTCAGCGGCGCGCTCGTCGCGGTGCCCTCCCACGCCTTCCGCGCGGCCGTCCAGGCTGCCGGCCTCCCCCGCAGCCTGCCGGTCGTCTCCGCCGCCAAGGGCCTCGACCTCGAAACCTCCAGCCGCATGACCGAGGTCCTCCATGCGCTCGGCTACGACCCCGCCCGGACCGGTGCTCTCTCCGGCCCGAACCTCGCCCACGAAATCATCCGCGGCCTCCCCGCTGCCGCCGTCATCGCCACGCCCGACCTCGAACTCGGCCGCGCCTGGCAAACCGCGCTCTCGGCCGGCGCCTTCCGGGTCTACGCCTCCACCGATGTCGTCGGCGTCGAACTCGCCGGTGCCCTCAAGAACGTCATCGCCATCGCCGCAGGGGCCGCCTGGGGCCTCGAGTTCGGTGCCAACGCTGTCGCAGCCATCATGACCCGCGGCCTCGCTGAGATGACGCGCCTCGGCCTCGCGCTCGGTGCCGAAGTCGCGACCTTCAACGGCCTCGCCGGCGTCGGCGACCTCGCTGCCACCTGCTTCTCGCCCCTCTCCCGCAACCGGCGCTTCGGCGAACTCCTCGCCGCCGGGCGCGCCCCCGCTGACGCCGTCGACGAGATCGGCGAGACCGTCGAAGGCGCCCACACCGCGCCGGTCGCACTCCGCCTCGCCGCCGCCGCGGGCGTCGAGCTTCCCATCACCGCCGAGGTCGCCGCCGTCATCGGCGGGGAGCGTACCGTCCCCGAGGCGATGCTCCGGCTCCTCGGCCGCCCCCTCGCCCGCGAAGAGCTGCCCCGCCGCTGA
- the cdaA gene encoding diadenylate cyclase CdaA yields MFDLGHVRDVLDQFTFTSAVDVLLIAVLIYAALRLLSGTRAMTQLRGVVALFLVFVVLGRALDLVVINYLVEHSVTALLVGAVIIFQPEIRRALDRLGRTGLSGWFRTAEYGDVIDAVSTAAGRLSAARHGAIVVIERETGLQDVIETGVPVDARVSPELLTSIFFPNSPLHDMAVVIRDQRVVAAGCVLPLASDPADRNLGTRHRAALGITEATDALAVVVSEETGEISVALGGRLTPVPDERRLRAVLEWVLEPQAAEPPPVAPTGARA; encoded by the coding sequence ATGTTCGACCTGGGTCACGTTCGCGACGTCCTTGATCAGTTCACGTTTACCAGCGCGGTCGATGTCCTCCTCATCGCCGTGCTGATCTACGCTGCACTGCGTCTCCTGAGCGGCACCCGCGCCATGACCCAGCTCCGCGGCGTTGTCGCCCTCTTCCTCGTCTTCGTCGTCCTTGGCCGCGCGCTCGACCTGGTCGTCATCAACTACCTCGTGGAGCACTCGGTGACCGCGCTCCTCGTCGGCGCAGTCATCATCTTCCAGCCCGAAATCCGCCGCGCCCTCGACCGCCTCGGCCGGACCGGCCTCTCCGGCTGGTTCCGCACCGCCGAGTACGGCGATGTCATCGACGCCGTCTCCACGGCCGCCGGCCGCCTCTCGGCCGCCCGCCACGGCGCCATCGTCGTCATCGAGCGCGAAACCGGCCTCCAGGATGTCATCGAAACCGGCGTCCCCGTCGATGCCCGCGTCTCCCCCGAACTCCTGACCAGCATCTTCTTCCCCAACTCGCCGCTCCACGATATGGCCGTCGTCATCCGCGACCAGCGCGTGGTCGCGGCCGGCTGCGTCCTCCCGCTCGCCTCCGACCCGGCCGACCGCAACCTCGGGACCCGCCACCGCGCCGCCCTCGGCATCACCGAGGCAACTGACGCCCTCGCCGTCGTCGTCTCGGAGGAGACCGGCGAAATCAGCGTCGCCCTCGGCGGCCGTCTCACCCCCGTGCCCGACGAGCGCCGCCTCCGTGCCGTCCTCGAGTGGGTCCTCGAGCCGCAGGCAGCGGAACCGCCGCCGGTCGCCCCCACCGGAGCCCGGGCATGA
- a CDS encoding HEAT repeat domain-containing protein yields the protein MPSPALQRILDALEAGTRPRPAEFAAFSDLDRGDASYLRERWPHIPLAEREFLLDEAYELADEDIALDFTVLGRVGLTDAEPSVRLRAIQALWESLDPAVGDLLVGLVESEPDPEVRAAAARSLLRYLEAAEYGRLDDAVARRMVQALIAAAESGSEDLRAAAVEALGPSGDPRVPALIESAYESGVPALRLAAIRAMGYSARDRWAEYIAEQLTAADPEMRFEAALAAGSLGSEELVPALGEALNDDDAEVLFAVIEALGDIGGEAAVELLEAYLEEAPPGLEDAVEAALEAARGIQFRRFGEPL from the coding sequence ATGCCTTCCCCCGCGCTCCAGCGCATCCTCGATGCCCTCGAAGCAGGCACCCGGCCGCGCCCGGCCGAGTTCGCCGCCTTCTCCGACCTCGACCGCGGCGACGCCTCCTACCTGCGCGAGCGGTGGCCGCACATCCCCCTCGCCGAGCGCGAGTTCCTCCTCGACGAGGCCTACGAACTCGCCGACGAAGATATCGCTCTCGACTTCACTGTCCTTGGCCGGGTCGGACTCACCGATGCCGAGCCATCGGTTCGCCTCCGGGCTATCCAGGCCCTCTGGGAGTCCCTCGATCCCGCCGTCGGCGACCTCCTCGTCGGCCTCGTCGAATCCGAGCCCGATCCCGAGGTCCGGGCTGCCGCCGCCCGCAGCCTCCTCCGCTACCTCGAAGCCGCCGAATACGGCCGTCTCGACGACGCCGTCGCCCGCCGTATGGTGCAGGCGCTCATTGCCGCTGCCGAGTCCGGCAGTGAAGACCTCCGCGCCGCCGCTGTCGAGGCGCTCGGCCCGAGCGGCGACCCCAGGGTCCCTGCGCTCATCGAGTCCGCTTACGAAAGCGGTGTCCCCGCCCTCCGGCTCGCCGCCATCCGCGCCATGGGCTACTCCGCCCGCGACCGCTGGGCCGAGTACATCGCCGAGCAGCTCACCGCCGCCGACCCCGAGATGCGGTTTGAGGCCGCGCTCGCCGCCGGCAGCCTCGGCTCCGAAGAGCTCGTGCCGGCCCTTGGCGAAGCGCTCAACGACGACGACGCCGAAGTCCTCTTCGCCGTCATCGAAGCCCTCGGCGACATCGGCGGCGAAGCAGCCGTCGAACTCCTCGAAGCCTACCTTGAAGAGGCGCCGCCCGGCCTCGAAGACGCCGTCGAAGCCGCCCTCGAGGCCGCCCGCGGCATCCAGTTCCGCCGATTCGGAGAACCGCTGTGA
- the argF gene encoding ornithine carbamoyltransferase, which translates to MHSPRHLLSSADLSAEETAYLLDLAAALKRRPQKVLVGRHLALLFEKASLRTRVSFEIAMDHLGAFTMYLDPREVGLGEREAIRDVSRVLARYVDIVAVRTYGQSIIEEYARFSSIPVINALTDEEHPCQALADLLTLREHMGDLRGRSLAFVGDGNNVSTSLVITATALGMDVRIASPPGYQLPEWAISEASARAAASGGSFRHTTDPVEAVRGAEALYTDVWTSMGQEREAERRKIDFAAYQLNAALVAHAKPGAFIMHDLPAHRGEEITDDVFESPHAIIFDQAENRVWAQAAVVAFLLGADRSIER; encoded by the coding sequence ATGCATAGCCCTCGCCACCTTCTCAGCTCCGCCGACCTCTCCGCTGAAGAGACCGCCTACCTCCTCGACCTCGCCGCCGCCCTCAAACGCCGCCCCCAGAAGGTCTTGGTGGGCAGGCACCTCGCCCTCCTCTTCGAAAAGGCCTCGCTCCGCACCCGCGTCAGCTTCGAAATCGCCATGGACCACCTCGGCGCATTCACCATGTACCTCGACCCCCGCGAGGTCGGCCTCGGCGAACGCGAAGCCATCCGCGACGTCTCCCGCGTGCTCGCCCGCTACGTCGACATCGTGGCCGTCCGCACCTACGGCCAGTCCATCATCGAAGAGTACGCACGCTTTTCGTCGATCCCCGTCATCAACGCGCTGACCGACGAAGAGCACCCCTGCCAGGCGCTGGCCGACCTCCTCACCCTCCGCGAACACATGGGCGACCTCCGCGGCCGCTCACTCGCCTTCGTCGGCGACGGAAACAACGTCTCCACCAGCCTCGTCATCACTGCCACCGCACTGGGCATGGACGTGCGCATCGCCTCGCCCCCCGGCTACCAGCTCCCCGAATGGGCGATCAGCGAAGCGTCCGCCCGGGCCGCAGCCAGCGGCGGCAGCTTCCGCCACACCACCGACCCGGTCGAAGCTGTCCGCGGCGCCGAAGCCCTCTACACCGATGTCTGGACCTCGATGGGCCAGGAACGCGAAGCCGAACGCCGCAAGATCGACTTCGCCGCCTACCAGCTCAACGCCGCCCTCGTCGCCCACGCGAAGCCCGGCGCCTTCATCATGCACGACCTCCCCGCCCACCGCGGCGAAGAGATCACCGACGACGTCTTCGAATCACCGCACGCAATCATCTTCGACCAGGCCGAAAATCGCGTCTGGGCCCAGGCGGCCGTTGTGGCCTTCCTGCTCGGCGCGGATCGCAGCATCGAGCGCTGA
- a CDS encoding MFS transporter: MPRIPIPGADTTFRALRHRNYRLLWLGQTGHSATLWMDQVARAVLILDLTDSAVMLSLVIATRLAPILFFGLVAGAVADRYDKKRILTVTQCVSTACHLFIGIVAVTGLVEVWHVFLTAAVSGTAMAFNQPVRQSLIPRTVPPEDLLNAVALNSTALSFMRIGGGAIAGSLLLVLSVGGVYLVTAGIYLFVILTTLLMRFDGDTAGKRRSESGLFGDLAEGFRYIAGQPVLFVVTALSLILFVFGFPYQQVFVSLLAKKTLDLGDSGVGFLAGATGVGAFAGSLFVAWKSNIARPGVQLMINMLVFGAALVAISLQANVWLTALLLAVAGSMTVTYMAFTNGILLSNSRPEMHGRVMSLLSLDRGLIPLGAILAGALVQSLGIRPGLFTLGSTIIAMSGLVLLLFGRRLAEIRSDGALRGHAAVPPPREAAAPAGQAPAPRELPRSL; this comes from the coding sequence ATGCCGCGCATCCCCATCCCTGGCGCCGATACGACGTTCCGCGCACTGCGACACCGCAACTACCGCCTCCTGTGGCTCGGCCAGACCGGCCACTCGGCCACCCTCTGGATGGACCAGGTCGCCCGCGCCGTCCTCATCCTCGACCTGACCGACTCCGCGGTCATGCTCTCCCTGGTCATCGCCACCCGCCTCGCCCCCATCCTCTTCTTCGGCCTGGTCGCCGGGGCCGTCGCCGACCGTTACGACAAGAAGCGCATCCTCACGGTCACCCAGTGCGTCTCCACCGCCTGTCACCTCTTCATCGGCATCGTGGCGGTCACCGGCCTGGTCGAAGTCTGGCACGTTTTCCTCACCGCGGCTGTCTCCGGCACCGCGATGGCCTTCAACCAGCCCGTCCGACAGTCCCTCATCCCGCGGACCGTCCCGCCCGAAGACCTGCTCAACGCCGTCGCCCTCAATTCCACCGCGCTCAGCTTCATGCGGATCGGCGGCGGCGCCATCGCCGGCAGCCTCCTCCTGGTGCTCAGCGTGGGTGGCGTCTACCTCGTCACAGCCGGCATCTACCTCTTCGTCATCCTCACCACCCTCCTCATGCGCTTCGACGGCGACACCGCCGGGAAGCGCCGCAGCGAGTCCGGCCTCTTCGGCGACCTCGCCGAAGGCTTCCGCTACATCGCCGGCCAGCCGGTCCTGTTCGTCGTCACCGCCCTCTCCCTCATCCTCTTCGTCTTCGGCTTCCCCTACCAGCAGGTCTTCGTGTCGCTGCTCGCGAAGAAGACGCTCGACCTTGGCGATTCCGGCGTCGGCTTCCTGGCCGGCGCCACCGGTGTCGGCGCCTTCGCCGGGTCGCTGTTCGTCGCCTGGAAGTCGAATATCGCCCGTCCAGGCGTCCAGCTCATGATCAACATGCTCGTCTTCGGCGCCGCCCTCGTCGCCATCTCCCTCCAGGCGAACGTCTGGCTTACCGCGCTGCTCCTGGCAGTCGCCGGCAGCATGACGGTCACCTACATGGCGTTCACCAACGGCATCCTCCTTTCGAACAGCCGCCCGGAGATGCACGGCCGCGTCATGTCCCTCCTGAGCCTCGACCGCGGGCTCATCCCGCTTGGCGCCATCCTCGCCGGTGCCCTTGTGCAATCCCTCGGAATCCGCCCCGGCCTCTTCACGCTTGGCTCCACCATCATCGCGATGAGCGGGCTCGTCCTCCTCCTGTTCGGCCGCCGTCTCGCCGAGATTCGCTCGGACGGCGCGCTTCGCGGCCATGCGGCCGTGCCGCCGCCCCGCGAAGCCGCGGCGCCCGCCGGGCAGGCGCCGGCCCCTCGGGAACTCCCCCGCAGCCTTTGA
- the der gene encoding ribosome biogenesis GTPase Der yields the protein MTATDVLPRVVIVGRPNVGKSSLFNRVLGERRAIVEDEPGTTRDRLEADVEWLDRRFRLIDTGGYETNEQNVYAPLIMGQVQQAIDTAAVIIFVVDARDGLTASDYDMAEVVRRAQKPTILVANKADNEARELAGIAEASALGFGEPLPVSALHDVNVRTMLDMVVALLPDIPLVPESDRTRVAIIGRPNVGKSMLVNAILGQERVIVSHVAGTTRDAIDTEIDTPEGSFVLIDTAGVRRPGKLGTGVERHSVLRTTRAVERCDVAVLVVDGTEGVTAQDTHIAGIAVENAKGLVIAVNKIDLWDDPAERKAWAERQMRSRIRFVPWALYTFISALERRGLSELLQLVQAAREARRRRIPTPELNAVLARAIREHVPPLVHNKRFKLFYATQAGIDPPTFVLFVNDPELVHFSYRRYLERAIREAADFEGTAIKLVFRARSGDDSRS from the coding sequence GTGACCGCCACCGACGTCCTCCCGCGCGTCGTCATCGTCGGCCGCCCCAATGTCGGCAAGTCGTCGCTCTTCAACCGTGTCCTCGGCGAGCGCCGCGCCATCGTCGAAGATGAGCCCGGCACGACCCGCGACCGCCTTGAAGCCGATGTCGAGTGGCTCGACCGCCGCTTCCGCCTGATCGACACCGGCGGCTACGAGACGAACGAGCAGAACGTCTATGCGCCCCTCATCATGGGCCAGGTCCAGCAGGCCATCGATACGGCCGCCGTCATCATTTTTGTCGTCGATGCGCGCGACGGCCTCACCGCCAGCGACTACGACATGGCCGAGGTCGTTCGGCGCGCACAGAAACCGACGATCCTGGTCGCCAACAAGGCCGACAACGAGGCCCGCGAACTGGCCGGCATCGCCGAGGCGTCTGCCCTCGGCTTCGGTGAGCCACTCCCCGTCAGCGCCCTCCACGACGTCAACGTCCGCACCATGCTCGACATGGTGGTCGCACTCCTCCCCGATATCCCCCTCGTCCCCGAGTCCGACCGCACCCGTGTCGCCATCATCGGTCGGCCGAACGTCGGCAAGTCGATGCTCGTCAACGCCATCCTCGGCCAGGAGCGGGTCATCGTCTCCCATGTCGCCGGCACGACCCGCGACGCCATTGACACCGAAATCGACACGCCCGAAGGCTCATTCGTCCTGATTGACACCGCCGGCGTTCGCCGTCCCGGCAAACTCGGCACCGGCGTCGAACGGCATTCCGTCCTCCGCACCACCCGCGCCGTCGAACGGTGCGACGTCGCCGTTCTCGTGGTCGACGGGACCGAGGGCGTCACGGCCCAGGACACCCACATCGCCGGCATCGCCGTCGAAAACGCCAAAGGGCTCGTCATCGCCGTCAACAAGATCGACCTCTGGGACGACCCCGCCGAGCGGAAGGCCTGGGCCGAACGCCAGATGCGCAGCCGCATCCGCTTCGTCCCGTGGGCGCTCTACACCTTCATCTCCGCGCTCGAACGCCGCGGCCTCTCCGAACTCCTGCAGCTCGTCCAGGCGGCCCGCGAGGCCCGCCGCCGCCGAATCCCCACGCCGGAACTCAACGCGGTCCTCGCACGCGCCATCCGCGAGCACGTCCCGCCCCTCGTCCACAACAAGCGGTTCAAGCTCTTCTATGCCACCCAGGCCGGCATCGACCCGCCGACCTTCGTCCTCTTCGTCAACGACCCCGAACTCGTCCACTTCAGCTACCGCCGCTACCTCGAACGCGCCATCCGCGAGGCGGCCGATTTCGAAGGCACCGCCATCAAGCTGGTCTTCAGAGCCCGTTCGGGCGATGATTCCCGGTCGTGA
- the plsY gene encoding glycerol-3-phosphate 1-O-acyltransferase PlsY: MIDYVLNALLGYILGSLPWGLIVGYLATGRDIRESGSGKTGTTNVLRTAGKVPAVIVMVLDIAKGAVPALVGRYVFDSNEVAAVGAGAAIVGHVWPVFAGFRGGRGVASTYGGILGLAPGISLLFPLIGAVLVGATRYVSFMSVVGVPICAAIICGLAIAGKTDPAFAWYALFATALVEYKHIPNIRRLLNGTEPRIGQGGDRPATG; this comes from the coding sequence GTGATCGACTACGTTCTCAACGCGCTGCTCGGCTACATCCTCGGCTCCCTCCCCTGGGGCCTCATCGTCGGCTACCTCGCTACCGGCCGCGATATCCGCGAGTCCGGCAGCGGGAAAACCGGCACCACGAACGTTCTCCGCACCGCCGGGAAGGTGCCTGCGGTCATCGTTATGGTCCTCGATATCGCCAAGGGTGCTGTCCCGGCGCTCGTCGGCCGCTACGTCTTCGACAGCAATGAGGTGGCGGCCGTCGGCGCCGGCGCGGCCATCGTCGGCCACGTGTGGCCGGTCTTCGCCGGCTTCCGCGGCGGCCGCGGCGTTGCCAGCACCTACGGCGGGATCCTCGGACTCGCCCCCGGCATCTCGCTGCTCTTCCCCCTGATCGGGGCCGTGCTGGTCGGCGCCACGCGCTACGTCTCCTTCATGTCCGTCGTCGGCGTCCCGATCTGCGCCGCCATCATCTGCGGCCTTGCCATCGCCGGGAAAACGGACCCCGCCTTCGCCTGGTACGCCCTCTTCGCCACCGCACTCGTCGAATACAAGCACATCCCCAACATCCGGCGCCTCCTGAACGGAACCGAGCCCCGAATCGGCCAGGGCGGCGACCGACCCGCAACCGGCTGA
- a CDS encoding CdaR family protein, whose protein sequence is MNGNHRRPSRRQAARQVLGGILRSLRQHWAQATFSLLAAFAIWFVVQDVENPRVSVTFPEEGQPPSIVVTAENAGPYIVRENYSVRVVAEGRADDLAALTPADFEARVDVRGMQPGVEELRQVRVTSRRPGVRVLQVIPSQVRITLVEPATRELPVTIRRSGQLPAGFREDEAATTVEPAVVKITGLPERVQAVQSVDLDVNLSGVIDQAYVVTGELVARSATGTVETVTISPPRATATIRIGQAFVQRTLPVIADISGAPATGYRIASITIDPPAVTVSGERSVVNELTALSTEKIDVTGARAELRLVRNLVAVPNLSVERRSVTVVVKFEPIDVAATLTVAPELQNLPAGFARDPSRPLAVEVRVTGPADLVAVLKPSDIKAVVSLAGATAGTAAYPVTVTGPSGLKLEAPATVTVSLIQVLP, encoded by the coding sequence ATGAACGGCAACCACCGCCGTCCTTCGCGCCGCCAGGCAGCCCGGCAGGTCCTCGGTGGCATCCTCCGATCCCTCCGCCAGCACTGGGCCCAGGCAACCTTCAGCCTGCTGGCTGCCTTCGCCATCTGGTTTGTAGTCCAGGACGTCGAAAACCCGCGCGTCTCCGTCACCTTCCCCGAAGAGGGGCAGCCGCCCTCCATCGTCGTTACGGCCGAAAATGCCGGACCCTACATCGTGCGCGAAAACTACTCGGTCCGCGTCGTCGCCGAAGGCCGCGCCGATGACCTCGCCGCGCTCACCCCCGCCGACTTCGAAGCCCGCGTCGACGTCCGCGGCATGCAGCCCGGCGTCGAAGAACTCCGCCAGGTGCGCGTCACGAGCCGCCGCCCCGGCGTGCGCGTCCTTCAGGTCATTCCTTCCCAGGTCCGGATTACCCTTGTCGAGCCCGCCACCCGCGAGCTTCCCGTCACCATCCGCCGCTCCGGGCAGCTCCCGGCCGGCTTCCGCGAGGACGAGGCCGCCACCACGGTCGAACCCGCCGTCGTGAAAATCACCGGCCTCCCCGAACGGGTCCAGGCCGTCCAGTCGGTCGACCTCGACGTCAACCTGAGCGGCGTCATAGACCAGGCCTACGTCGTCACAGGCGAACTCGTCGCCCGCTCCGCTACCGGCACGGTCGAGACCGTGACCATCAGCCCTCCCCGCGCCACCGCGACCATCCGCATCGGCCAGGCCTTCGTCCAGCGCACCCTGCCGGTCATCGCCGATATCTCCGGGGCACCGGCCACCGGCTACCGGATCGCGTCCATCACCATCGACCCGCCTGCCGTCACCGTCTCCGGCGAACGCTCGGTCGTCAACGAGCTGACCGCCCTCTCGACCGAAAAAATCGACGTCACCGGCGCCCGCGCCGAACTCCGCCTCGTCCGCAACCTCGTCGCTGTGCCCAACCTCTCGGTCGAGCGCCGGTCTGTCACCGTGGTGGTCAAATTCGAGCCGATCGATGTCGCAGCCACCCTCACCGTCGCCCCCGAACTGCAGAATCTGCCCGCCGGCTTCGCCCGCGACCCCTCCCGCCCGCTCGCCGTCGAGGTCCGCGTGACCGGCCCCGCCGACCTCGTTGCGGTGCTGAAGCCCTCCGACATCAAGGCCGTCGTCTCCCTCGCTGGTGCCACAGCCGGCACCGCAGCCTATCCTGTAACAGTGACAGGTCCATCTGGCCTCAAGCTCGAAGCCCCCGCAACGGTCACCGTCTCGCTCATCCAGGTGCTCCCGTGA